The following are encoded together in the Gilvimarinus sp. DA14 genome:
- the xrtH gene encoding exosortase H, with protein MKRFIFLFFFTLMGLFTLELLPWGQTYVVLPLTRALTSVCAFVIELLGRELEVAGIILTDIKTGFAVQIAAGCNGIEAMILLIAAMVAFPASLRYTLSGIAFGVLGLQCLNVLRIVSLFFLGLWNSSAFEWAHLYIWQALIMLDSLLIFLIWIRYNPKAPQRYETAPA; from the coding sequence ATGAAACGATTTATTTTTCTTTTCTTCTTTACCCTGATGGGTTTGTTCACTCTGGAGCTTTTACCCTGGGGGCAGACCTATGTGGTGCTGCCTTTAACTCGTGCATTGACCAGCGTATGCGCCTTTGTTATCGAGCTTTTGGGGCGTGAGCTGGAAGTTGCCGGTATTATTCTCACGGATATTAAAACCGGTTTTGCAGTACAAATTGCCGCTGGATGCAACGGCATAGAAGCGATGATACTGCTGATTGCCGCTATGGTGGCTTTTCCGGCAAGTTTGCGCTACACCCTGAGCGGTATTGCCTTTGGTGTGCTCGGTTTGCAGTGCTTAAATGTGCTGCGTATTGTCAGTTTGTTTTTTCTCGGACTTTGGAACAGCAGCGCGTTCGAGTGGGCGCACCTGTATATTTGGCAGGCGCTAATCATGCTCGATTCTTTGCTGATTTTTTTAATTTGGATTCGCTACAACCCTAAAGCACCCCAGCGATATGAAACCGCGCCCGCTTGA
- a CDS encoding exosortase H-associated membrane protein encodes MKPRPLDPLLQYFAKALLWLPVFFLLWYYLAALCSVPAALLAKIVVNLMFSGLVESLEMNGRQLEVVTSLLVSTEGGRGQVIVTLNPLIYSWNIPVLLALCFAIEEQYFSNLRTFWAVVALLPLHAFGLAAELLVSLAFQLGPEVAGQLSLESWQNEAVALAYQFGYLMLPVIGASSIWLLSQYDMVRRLAGLAND; translated from the coding sequence ATGAAACCGCGCCCGCTTGATCCGCTGCTGCAGTATTTTGCCAAGGCGCTGTTGTGGTTGCCGGTTTTTTTTCTGCTCTGGTATTACCTGGCGGCGCTGTGCAGTGTGCCTGCAGCTTTACTGGCCAAAATTGTGGTTAACCTTATGTTTTCCGGGTTGGTGGAATCATTAGAGATGAATGGGCGGCAGCTGGAGGTGGTGACCTCTTTGCTTGTCAGTACCGAGGGCGGTCGCGGACAGGTAATCGTCACATTAAATCCGCTGATTTACTCCTGGAATATCCCCGTCTTGCTCGCTCTGTGTTTTGCGATTGAAGAGCAATACTTCTCTAACCTGCGCACCTTTTGGGCGGTGGTTGCTTTGCTGCCGTTACATGCATTTGGCTTGGCCGCCGAGTTGCTGGTCAGCCTGGCATTTCAACTGGGCCCTGAGGTGGCGGGGCAATTATCGCTAGAGAGCTGGCAGAATGAAGCTGTGGCACTGGCTTACCAGTTTGGTTACTTGATGTTACCCGTCATTGGTGCCAGCAGTATTTGGCTGCTGAGTCAGTACGATATGGTGCGACGCTTAGCAGGCCTTGCTAACGATTAG
- a CDS encoding glycoside hydrolase, whose product MLSLLSPPRWYARLKRHYTARAGTVSSASEIVVEHCRAVQQVDSRYLSFSIDISVLVGGYWWEGSEGTRRGLGTLRVPPIQLKQKKLDLLVRGLGPSYLRIGGSEADKIHYFQAPENEPDALVLTQTQWDRLHKFLQRNDLHLIFTVKYGLFTRRDHGQWCGDELQSLLDYSVNKGYQIHVFELGNELNAYWAFHGLRAQPKARDLAVDYATFTRQIRHNYPQAKISGPGSAFWPRLGETFKPFSNITRRFLQQLPMALDIVNWHYYPFQSSRSPVRTRAATVRTMLNPKSFADFDRYSRTLLFWRDRYQPRAELWTGESGSAQCGGQPKLSDRFISVFWWADQLGQGALLGHKVMVRQSLIGGDYGLIDRLTLKPRPDYWLSWLWVRLMGTEVYQSYHSDKHLRVYCHRHPDADKLTLMIINLKPRGVRVNVNLPGERCEHYTLTAKRLTSRKVYINQARPKLKKGQLDLEHFSQPPVDNRVPGYSISFWCYKLGAEHDQTRDK is encoded by the coding sequence ATGCTATCACTACTGAGTCCGCCCCGTTGGTACGCTCGCCTCAAACGCCATTACACCGCGCGAGCCGGCACCGTTAGCTCCGCTTCTGAAATTGTGGTCGAACACTGCCGTGCAGTTCAGCAGGTAGACAGTCGCTATCTGTCATTTTCCATCGACATTTCTGTGCTTGTGGGCGGATATTGGTGGGAGGGCAGCGAGGGCACCCGCCGCGGCCTTGGCACTTTGCGGGTTCCGCCAATTCAACTCAAGCAAAAAAAGCTGGATTTGCTGGTGCGCGGCCTGGGTCCATCCTACCTGCGTATCGGCGGCTCCGAGGCCGATAAAATCCACTATTTTCAGGCGCCGGAAAACGAACCAGACGCCTTGGTTCTGACCCAAACGCAATGGGACAGACTGCACAAGTTTCTGCAGCGCAACGATCTACATCTGATTTTTACGGTCAAGTACGGCCTGTTCACCCGCCGCGATCACGGCCAGTGGTGTGGGGACGAATTGCAAAGCCTGCTGGATTACAGTGTGAACAAAGGCTACCAGATTCACGTATTTGAGCTGGGCAATGAACTAAACGCCTACTGGGCCTTTCACGGCCTGCGGGCTCAACCCAAAGCGCGCGATCTCGCCGTCGATTACGCCACCTTCACCCGGCAAATCCGGCACAATTACCCCCAGGCAAAAATTTCCGGCCCGGGCAGCGCCTTTTGGCCCCGCCTGGGGGAGACGTTTAAACCCTTCTCCAATATCACCCGACGCTTTTTGCAGCAGCTGCCCATGGCGCTTGATATCGTCAACTGGCACTACTACCCCTTTCAAAGCAGCCGCTCGCCCGTACGCACCCGCGCCGCCACCGTGCGCACTATGCTCAACCCAAAATCCTTTGCCGACTTTGACCGCTACAGTCGCACCCTGTTGTTCTGGCGCGACCGCTATCAGCCTCGCGCCGAACTGTGGACCGGAGAGTCGGGCTCAGCCCAGTGCGGGGGTCAGCCCAAGTTATCGGACCGGTTTATCTCTGTATTCTGGTGGGCCGATCAACTGGGCCAGGGGGCATTGTTAGGCCACAAGGTTATGGTCAGGCAAAGTTTGATTGGCGGCGATTATGGTTTGATTGACCGACTTACCCTTAAGCCACGGCCAGACTACTGGCTTAGCTGGCTGTGGGTCAGGCTGATGGGCACCGAGGTTTACCAAAGCTATCACTCGGATAAACACCTGCGCGTGTACTGCCATCGACACCCGGATGCGGATAAGCTGACACTGATGATTATTAACTTAAAGCCGCGCGGCGTTCGAGTGAATGTAAACCTGCCCGGCGAGAGGTGCGAGCATTACACCCTCACCGCGAAGCGACTCACCAGCCGCAAGGTGTATATCAACCAGGCGCGGCCAAAGCTTAAAAAAGGCCAACTGGATCTGGAACACTTTAGCCAGCCGCCGGTCGATAATCGGGTGCCCGGTTACAGTATTAGCTTTTGGTGTTATAAACTTGGCGCCGAGCACGACCAAACCCGCGACAAATAA
- a CDS encoding acylphosphatase, with protein sequence MEQVSRRFWVTGRVQGVHFRASTERKARELGVTGWVRNLTDGRVEVLATAPDTALTELEAWLHLGSDRAEVISVEVQHEELQAFDGFSVVATV encoded by the coding sequence GTGGAACAGGTAAGCAGGCGTTTTTGGGTGACGGGTAGAGTGCAGGGTGTGCATTTTAGGGCCAGCACCGAGCGCAAAGCCCGCGAGCTGGGAGTTACCGGGTGGGTGCGCAATTTAACAGATGGCCGGGTTGAGGTGTTGGCAACTGCGCCGGATACGGCGTTAACGGAACTTGAAGCATGGCTGCATCTGGGGTCGGACAGGGCCGAAGTAATTTCGGTCGAGGTGCAGCACGAAGAGCTGCAGGCGTTTGATGGTTTTTCAGTGGTCGCTACAGTTTAA
- a CDS encoding DUF808 domain-containing protein, translated as MAGSSLLTLIDDIATLLDDVAVMTKVAAKKTAGVLGDDLALNAEQVTGVRAERELPVVWAVFKGSLVNKFILVPAALLISAFLPWLIVPLLMLGGAYLCFEGFEKIAHKWLHPKAPDDREHQARLQALAQSETDMLAFEKNKIKGAIRTDFILSAEIITITLGAVSGAALSSQIAVLCIIALGMTVGVYGLVAGIVKMDDAGLHLSAQTSQAKQKLGQFLLAAAPVLMKFLSIAGTAAMFLVGGGILVHGIGPVHHFVEHLAHSGEALPTWGIIFSAAIPTLINALVGLLAGAVLVGAITLGGKLLGKKDQPS; from the coding sequence ATGGCCGGCAGCAGCTTACTGACACTAATAGATGATATAGCCACCCTGCTGGATGATGTGGCGGTAATGACCAAGGTAGCGGCGAAAAAAACCGCCGGGGTGCTTGGCGATGACTTGGCCCTCAACGCCGAGCAAGTCACCGGCGTGCGCGCTGAACGCGAGCTGCCGGTGGTTTGGGCGGTTTTTAAAGGCTCGCTGGTTAACAAATTTATTCTTGTTCCGGCGGCACTGTTAATCAGTGCTTTTTTACCCTGGCTTATCGTGCCTTTATTGATGCTGGGCGGTGCGTATTTATGTTTTGAGGGTTTTGAGAAAATTGCCCATAAATGGCTTCACCCCAAGGCGCCCGATGATCGCGAACACCAGGCGCGCCTGCAGGCGTTAGCGCAGAGTGAAACGGATATGCTGGCCTTTGAAAAAAATAAAATTAAAGGCGCTATTCGCACTGACTTTATTCTCTCTGCAGAAATCATCACCATTACCCTGGGCGCGGTGTCCGGCGCGGCCTTAAGTAGCCAAATTGCGGTGCTATGCATTATTGCCCTGGGTATGACCGTGGGTGTTTACGGTTTGGTGGCGGGCATTGTCAAAATGGACGATGCCGGGTTACACCTAAGCGCGCAAACCAGCCAGGCAAAACAAAAACTGGGGCAGTTTTTATTGGCCGCCGCGCCTGTGTTAATGAAATTCTTATCCATTGCCGGAACCGCCGCCATGTTTCTGGTGGGTGGAGGGATCTTGGTGCATGGGATAGGCCCTGTGCATCACTTTGTCGAACACCTGGCTCATTCGGGCGAAGCTCTACCCACTTGGGGTATTATTTTTAGTGCCGCAATTCCTACGCTAATCAATGCACTTGTGGGTTTGCTGGCAGGCGCTGTGCTGGTGGGAGCGATAACCCTTGGCGGTAAGTTGCTGGGCAAGAAAGATCAGCCCTCTTAA
- a CDS encoding ZIP family metal transporter gives MLLPENTVWLGFIGSLIAGSMTGVGALGVFFIRRLSTSLEDILLSAAAGVMLAASIFSLLLPGIEEASAQGFNASGSVIIVLSGMMLGAAALAIIYRCTPHQHFRKPFPDSDSKALKRIWLFVLAIALHNFPEGMAVGVGFAKGDLENGLTLTLGIGLQNIPEGLAVAISLLAVGYRSAYAFSVAFLTGLIEPVGGLFGAALVSISQPLLPWVLGGAAGAMLFVISDEIIPQTHNRGHEGLATFSLLGGFAVMMYLDTVFA, from the coding sequence TTGCTACTGCCAGAAAATACCGTATGGCTGGGTTTTATAGGCAGCCTGATTGCAGGCTCTATGACCGGCGTGGGCGCGTTGGGCGTATTTTTTATTCGCCGCTTATCCACCTCGTTAGAAGATATTTTGTTAAGCGCCGCCGCCGGGGTGATGCTGGCCGCCTCTATTTTCTCTTTATTGCTCCCCGGTATCGAAGAAGCCAGCGCCCAAGGTTTTAACGCTAGCGGCTCAGTGATCATAGTGTTAAGCGGTATGATGCTGGGCGCCGCTGCGCTGGCAATTATTTACCGCTGTACGCCGCACCAACATTTTCGCAAACCTTTCCCGGACTCGGACAGCAAGGCATTAAAGCGAATATGGCTGTTCGTGCTAGCGATTGCACTGCATAACTTTCCCGAGGGGATGGCGGTAGGCGTAGGTTTTGCCAAGGGTGATCTGGAAAACGGTTTAACTCTGACGCTGGGAATTGGCCTGCAAAATATTCCCGAGGGACTGGCAGTGGCCATATCGCTGTTAGCGGTCGGCTACCGCAGTGCCTATGCGTTTAGCGTGGCATTTTTAACGGGCCTGATCGAGCCTGTGGGCGGCTTGTTTGGTGCGGCGCTGGTTTCCATCAGTCAGCCTTTGTTGCCCTGGGTGCTGGGGGGCGCGGCCGGAGCCATGTTATTTGTCATCAGCGATGAAATTATTCCGCAAACCCATAACCGCGGCCACGAAGGCCTGGCGACTTTTTCTCTGCTCGGTGGATTTGCCGTTATGATGTACTTGGATACCGTTTTCGCCTAA
- a CDS encoding glutaredoxin, whose translation MATATIFRMKTPQHICPYGIKSKDLLRRKGFKVEDHLLKNRTQTDAFKQEHGVDTTPQTFIDGKRIGGYDELQDYFGEAKPGSDTSYTPVIAIFSVTFLAALALYLNPAPFTGFASLISGFVALSMIVLGIQKLQDLEGFSLQFITYDLLGMHYPRYANVYAFLEVFAGLGMLAQAPAWLVAPPAAFIGTLGAVSVFKAVYIDKRELKCACVGGDSKVPLGFVSLTENLMMIAMAVWMVLR comes from the coding sequence ATGGCCACCGCAACGATTTTCCGCATGAAGACCCCCCAGCATATTTGCCCTTACGGAATTAAGTCCAAAGACCTTTTGCGGCGCAAAGGCTTCAAGGTAGAAGACCACCTGCTCAAAAATCGCACCCAAACAGATGCATTCAAGCAGGAGCACGGGGTAGACACTACGCCGCAAACTTTTATCGATGGTAAGCGCATTGGCGGCTACGACGAGCTACAAGACTACTTTGGCGAGGCGAAACCGGGCAGTGACACCAGCTACACCCCCGTGATTGCAATTTTTTCGGTCACATTTTTGGCCGCGCTGGCGCTCTATTTGAACCCCGCGCCTTTTACCGGTTTTGCCAGCCTGATAAGCGGGTTTGTGGCATTAAGCATGATTGTTTTAGGTATCCAAAAGCTGCAGGACTTAGAAGGCTTTTCGCTGCAGTTTATTACCTACGACTTGCTCGGCATGCATTATCCTCGCTACGCCAATGTGTACGCATTTCTGGAAGTTTTCGCCGGTCTTGGCATGCTCGCACAAGCTCCCGCCTGGTTGGTGGCACCGCCCGCCGCTTTTATAGGCACCTTGGGCGCGGTTTCGGTATTCAAAGCGGTTTATATCGATAAACGCGAGCTCAAGTGCGCCTGTGTTGGTGGGGATAGCAAGGTGCCACTGGGGTTTGTTTCTTTAACAGAAAATCTAATGATGATTGCCATGGCAGTCTGGATGGTCCTAAGATAA
- a CDS encoding cytochrome c5 family protein, producing MSQARKVFGLMVALGVGLAASAFAFSQSNAVKDEIAERLTPAGSVCMSGDDCAAAPVAAASSGPRSGEDVYNGSCNTCHGAGVAGAPKFGDPAAWADRIAKGMDTLHKHAIEGFNAMPAKGLCATCSDDEVIAAVDYIVENSQ from the coding sequence GTGAGCCAAGCGAGAAAAGTATTCGGCCTGATGGTCGCACTGGGAGTGGGGCTGGCCGCCTCTGCTTTCGCGTTCAGTCAATCTAACGCCGTAAAGGATGAAATTGCCGAGCGTCTGACCCCAGCGGGTAGCGTGTGTATGTCGGGTGACGACTGTGCTGCTGCGCCGGTGGCTGCCGCTAGCAGTGGCCCGCGTTCGGGTGAGGATGTATATAACGGCAGCTGCAATACCTGTCACGGTGCGGGCGTTGCCGGTGCCCCCAAGTTTGGCGACCCGGCGGCCTGGGCCGATCGCATCGCCAAGGGCATGGACACTTTGCATAAGCACGCCATTGAAGGGTTTAACGCGATGCCAGCCAAGGGCTTGTGTGCCACCTGCTCCGACGATGAGGTGATTGCTGCGGTTGACTATATTGTCGAAAACAGTCAGTAA
- the rep gene encoding DNA helicase Rep: MTRLNPRQSEAVHYVDGPCLVLAGAGSGKTSVITRKIAYLIETCDIPARHIAALTFTNKAAREMKERVGNLVKGKAARGLTVSTFHNLGLNIIRREAKTLGFKPGFSIFDAEDARALLKELMLKDGELDSDHLDMVQHQISNWKNDLTTPEAAENLAQSPAELTMVRVYERYNQALRAYNAVDFDDLILVPVHLFNTKPEVLARWQRKIQYLLVDEYQDTNSSQYLLVKQLVGGRNALTVVGDDDQSIYAWRGARPENMVLLKEDFPNLHLIKLEQNYRSTSRILRVANHLIAHNPHEYDKALWSEMGLGDEIRVLKCANEEAEAERVATEILASKLRSGGKFSDYAILYRGNHQGRLMEIKLQQHQVPYKISGGSSFFGKTEIKDVMSYLRLLVNPDDDNAFLRIINTPRRQIGTSTLEALGRFASERHISLYTATDDIALQRHIPKQNLERLRTFRSWIERVLEKCNGPDPVAAIEQMLDDIGYEAWLHQNASSAKAAEKRMDNVRYLVDSIRTMIERGDDGEAITMEDAISKLVLRDLLERQEEEETLDQVQLMTLHASKGLEFPIVYLVGMEEELLPHRNSIETDNIEEERRLAYVGITRAQRTLVMTLAGKRKQYGEISETTPSRFISELPQDDIAYEGFSPATAEQVKATGEQTLTNLLSMFD; the protein is encoded by the coding sequence GTGACCCGACTCAACCCCCGTCAAAGTGAAGCCGTGCATTACGTGGATGGCCCATGCCTGGTTCTGGCCGGTGCAGGCTCAGGTAAGACATCGGTAATTACCCGTAAAATCGCCTATTTGATCGAAACTTGCGATATTCCCGCGCGCCACATCGCCGCGTTAACCTTTACCAACAAAGCCGCCCGCGAAATGAAAGAGCGCGTCGGCAATCTGGTAAAGGGCAAGGCGGCCCGCGGCCTGACCGTCTCTACCTTCCACAACCTGGGGCTCAATATTATCCGCCGCGAGGCCAAAACCCTGGGCTTTAAACCCGGTTTTTCCATTTTCGATGCCGAAGACGCGCGCGCCTTATTAAAGGAGTTAATGCTTAAAGACGGCGAGTTGGACAGCGACCATCTCGATATGGTGCAACACCAAATATCCAACTGGAAAAACGACCTGACAACGCCCGAGGCGGCAGAAAACCTGGCGCAAAGCCCGGCCGAGCTGACTATGGTGCGGGTGTACGAGCGCTACAACCAAGCGTTGCGCGCGTATAACGCGGTGGATTTTGACGATTTAATTCTGGTACCGGTTCATCTGTTCAATACCAAGCCAGAAGTCTTGGCCCGCTGGCAACGCAAAATCCAGTATTTGCTGGTGGATGAATATCAAGACACCAATTCCAGCCAGTACCTGCTGGTAAAGCAGTTAGTAGGCGGGCGCAATGCCCTAACGGTAGTGGGCGACGACGATCAATCTATTTATGCTTGGCGCGGTGCGCGGCCTGAAAACATGGTGCTGCTAAAAGAAGACTTTCCCAACCTGCACCTTATTAAACTGGAGCAAAACTACCGCTCTACCAGCCGTATTTTGCGCGTTGCCAACCACCTTATCGCCCACAACCCCCACGAATACGACAAAGCCCTGTGGAGTGAGATGGGCCTGGGCGACGAAATTCGGGTGCTCAAGTGCGCCAACGAAGAGGCCGAAGCCGAGCGGGTGGCAACAGAGATTCTCGCCAGCAAGCTTCGCTCGGGAGGAAAATTTAGCGATTACGCGATTCTTTATCGGGGTAACCATCAGGGCCGGCTGATGGAAATCAAGCTGCAGCAGCACCAGGTGCCCTACAAAATCAGTGGTGGCTCTTCCTTTTTTGGCAAAACCGAAATTAAAGACGTAATGTCTTACCTGCGCCTGCTGGTCAACCCGGACGACGATAACGCTTTTTTGCGCATCATCAACACGCCGCGCCGCCAAATCGGTACCAGCACACTTGAGGCGCTGGGCCGGTTTGCCAGCGAACGGCATATTAGCCTGTACACGGCCACCGACGATATTGCCCTGCAGCGACATATTCCCAAGCAAAACCTGGAGCGATTGCGCACCTTTCGCAGCTGGATTGAACGGGTATTAGAAAAATGTAACGGCCCCGACCCGGTAGCCGCCATCGAGCAAATGCTGGACGATATTGGCTACGAGGCCTGGCTACACCAGAATGCCTCCAGCGCCAAGGCGGCCGAAAAGCGTATGGATAACGTCCGCTATCTAGTAGATTCAATCCGCACCATGATCGAACGTGGCGACGATGGTGAAGCCATCACCATGGAGGACGCCATTAGCAAACTGGTGCTGCGTGATCTGTTAGAGCGCCAGGAGGAGGAAGAGACCCTCGACCAGGTGCAACTGATGACCCTGCACGCCTCTAAGGGCTTGGAGTTTCCTATTGTCTATTTGGTGGGCATGGAAGAAGAGCTGCTGCCCCATCGCAACAGCATCGAAACCGATAATATCGAGGAAGAGCGCCGCCTGGCTTACGTGGGGATTACCCGGGCCCAGCGCACTCTGGTGATGACCCTGGCGGGTAAACGCAAACAGTACGGGGAAATTTCTGAAACCACCCCCAGCCGTTTTATCAGCGAGCTGCCCCAAGATGACATCGCCTACGAAGGCTTTAGTCCAGCGACGGCAGAACAAGTGAAAGCCACCGGCGAGCAGACTCTGACAAACCTGCTAAGTATGTTTGATTGA
- a CDS encoding bifunctional diguanylate cyclase/phosphodiesterase: MTTSISVLLLNGGDELAAQISSWLDEIAPGRYQIVSNVALDDALVTLLSGDYDLGLLFMDEALQRGRDLLNLVKNQFCPAPVVVASREMNNVLDREAIPAGAADYLAFDSVSPEGLERSLRYALERKRSEQYLARLAHHDPLTDIPNRVLFRDRLENAIRIATRDNMRFALMFIDLDDFKIVNDRYGHDVGDGLIRMCAERLQQLLRRSDSMARMGGDEFTLLLLNVESSSDIAHLAVKIIEQISAPYDINGYQLQVGCSVGIASYPEAGRSADALLKSADLAMYQAKQVEGSNFRFFTEEMNRDVRYRLSLEEDLRRAVDNSELYLEYQPRFSVRSGKVVALEALLRWNHPQKGILSAHNFISIAEDTGLIFTIGYWVIRRACEDLQRLKKDCGIDIKMAINLSARQFRDEAMVQHVANIFAETGANPNYIEFELTETALMENIDMVSLCMRPLSYFGVTFALDDFGTGSSSFLHLQRLPIAALKIDSQFMADLLRRRSERRLVSAMINLAHNLGKVVVAEGVESASQQKWLAEEGCDQMQGYFLCAPHAYSRLIKVIDGLTLEKVLASKLDPKPDTTPDPSL, from the coding sequence ATGACAACGAGCATCAGCGTACTGCTGCTCAATGGTGGCGATGAGCTCGCCGCTCAAATCTCTTCTTGGCTGGATGAAATAGCGCCCGGCCGCTATCAGATCGTGTCTAATGTTGCGCTGGACGATGCGCTGGTGACTTTGCTCAGTGGTGATTACGACCTGGGCCTGCTGTTTATGGATGAGGCGCTACAGCGCGGTCGCGACTTACTCAACCTGGTCAAAAACCAGTTTTGCCCCGCCCCGGTGGTGGTCGCCTCGCGTGAGATGAATAATGTACTCGATCGCGAAGCTATTCCGGCGGGAGCCGCCGATTACCTGGCGTTCGACAGTGTCTCGCCAGAGGGACTAGAGCGCTCGCTGCGATATGCATTGGAGCGCAAGCGCAGCGAGCAGTACCTGGCGCGTCTGGCGCACCACGACCCTCTCACGGATATACCCAACCGGGTGTTGTTTCGCGATCGTCTGGAAAACGCCATTCGTATTGCCACCCGCGATAACATGCGCTTTGCGCTTATGTTTATCGATTTGGACGACTTTAAGATCGTCAATGATCGCTACGGTCACGATGTCGGCGATGGCCTGATTCGTATGTGCGCCGAGCGTTTACAGCAACTGTTGCGCCGCAGTGACTCTATGGCGCGTATGGGCGGGGATGAATTTACGCTGCTGCTGCTGAATGTCGAGAGTTCATCGGATATCGCTCATTTGGCGGTTAAGATCATCGAGCAAATCAGCGCGCCTTACGACATTAATGGCTACCAGCTGCAGGTGGGTTGCAGCGTGGGTATTGCGTCCTACCCTGAGGCAGGGCGCAGCGCCGATGCGCTGCTCAAAAGTGCCGATCTGGCCATGTATCAGGCCAAGCAGGTTGAGGGCAGCAATTTCCGCTTTTTTACCGAAGAAATGAACCGCGACGTGCGCTATCGCCTAAGTCTTGAGGAGGATTTACGCCGCGCCGTGGACAACAGCGAGCTCTATCTTGAATACCAGCCGCGCTTTTCGGTGCGCAGTGGCAAGGTGGTGGCGCTAGAGGCGTTATTGCGCTGGAATCACCCGCAAAAGGGGATTCTCAGCGCGCACAATTTCATTTCCATTGCGGAGGATACGGGGCTGATCTTTACCATCGGCTACTGGGTGATCCGCCGCGCCTGCGAAGACTTGCAGCGTCTTAAGAAAGATTGTGGCATCGACATCAAAATGGCGATTAACCTCTCGGCGCGTCAGTTTCGAGACGAAGCCATGGTGCAGCATGTGGCCAATATATTTGCCGAAACCGGGGCCAATCCCAACTATATCGAATTTGAACTGACCGAAACCGCGCTGATGGAAAATATCGACATGGTCAGTCTTTGCATGCGGCCCCTGTCTTATTTTGGCGTAACCTTCGCGCTGGATGATTTCGGCACCGGCAGTTCGTCGTTTTTGCATCTGCAGCGTCTGCCTATAGCGGCGTTAAAAATAGACTCCCAGTTTATGGCCGACTTACTGCGCCGGCGCAGTGAGCGCCGCCTGGTATCGGCCATGATTAACCTCGCGCACAACCTGGGTAAGGTGGTGGTCGCCGAGGGCGTGGAATCTGCCAGCCAGCAGAAGTGGCTGGCGGAGGAAGGGTGTGATCAGATGCAGGGCTATTTTCTTTGTGCACCCCATGCCTACTCGCGACTTATTAAAGTGATTGATGGCTTGACCCTGGAAAAGGTGCTGGCCAGCAAACTTGACCCCAAACCCGATACTACCCCCGATCCAAGCCTCTGA